The following are encoded in a window of Acetonema longum DSM 6540 genomic DNA:
- a CDS encoding sigma-54 interaction domain-containing protein has translation MVRTRNGRHNREDGVKRNALQDRLMENQQKILLYETILEHLDVGIHVINQCGETVVYNATMSKLECCNADEMLDKNLLSAMPHLTEDTSTLFTALRTGRALNNRQQTYINAHGQQVVTVNSTTPLQIGGRVFGALEIAKDITFIQELAETVMNLQEKLFHCKKGTVSNGHHPNTRYVITDILGESAAMKTALSYAVRAARTASNILIYGETGTGKELFAQSIHNLSPRKNQPFVAINCAALPEQLLEGLLFGTTKGAFTGAVDRPGLFEQASGGTLLLDELNSMNLNLQAKLLRVLQENSLRRVGGVNEVPINVRVIGTMNMEPAEAIQEKRLREDLFYRLGVMTINTPPLRDRKEDIAAYTAAFIGKYNPLLGIRVQGIAAEVKDVFRRYAWPGNVRELQHAIEGAMNLIDDEAEIQFHHLPMAFRANLVDALQLKRENLRQELMSFDRPLTDQREAMEKKLIAAALAVAGDNITKAAERLGLTRQVLQYKLKKYKLK, from the coding sequence ATGGTGCGTACAAGAAATGGAAGGCATAACCGGGAAGATGGGGTTAAACGGAATGCATTGCAGGACAGACTGATGGAAAACCAGCAAAAAATTCTATTGTACGAAACAATTTTGGAGCATTTGGATGTCGGTATTCACGTAATTAACCAATGCGGCGAGACGGTTGTGTATAATGCAACTATGTCTAAACTGGAATGCTGCAATGCCGACGAGATGCTGGACAAGAATCTTCTGAGCGCAATGCCGCATCTCACGGAAGACACCAGCACCCTTTTTACGGCGCTGCGAACCGGCCGGGCTTTAAACAATCGCCAGCAAACATACATTAACGCTCATGGTCAGCAGGTGGTTACCGTAAACAGCACCACGCCCTTGCAGATTGGCGGACGAGTGTTCGGCGCCCTGGAAATCGCTAAAGATATTACTTTCATTCAAGAATTGGCGGAAACGGTTATGAATCTGCAAGAAAAATTGTTTCACTGTAAAAAAGGAACGGTGAGCAACGGTCATCATCCGAACACACGCTATGTTATCACTGATATATTAGGGGAATCTGCGGCGATGAAGACGGCTCTGTCTTATGCTGTGCGGGCTGCCCGTACGGCGTCCAATATCCTGATTTATGGCGAGACAGGCACGGGCAAGGAATTGTTTGCCCAAAGCATCCATAATCTCAGTCCGCGTAAAAATCAGCCGTTTGTCGCCATTAATTGCGCCGCCCTGCCGGAACAACTGCTGGAAGGACTGTTATTCGGCACAACAAAAGGAGCTTTTACCGGCGCCGTTGATCGTCCAGGCCTTTTTGAACAGGCCAGCGGCGGTACTTTATTGCTGGATGAACTCAATTCAATGAATTTGAATTTGCAGGCCAAGCTGCTCAGAGTGCTTCAGGAAAATTCTCTGCGGAGGGTCGGCGGAGTCAATGAAGTGCCAATCAATGTAAGGGTTATTGGCACAATGAATATGGAGCCTGCGGAGGCTATACAGGAAAAGCGGCTGCGGGAGGATTTATTTTACCGCCTGGGCGTTATGACCATCAACACTCCCCCTTTGCGGGACCGTAAAGAAGATATCGCTGCTTACACTGCCGCTTTTATTGGCAAGTATAACCCGCTGTTAGGCATCAGGGTACAAGGCATAGCTGCGGAAGTGAAGGATGTTTTCCGGCGGTATGCCTGGCCGGGCAATGTCCGGGAACTGCAGCACGCCATCGAGGGGGCAATGAATTTGATCGATGATGAGGCTGAAATCCAATTTCATCACTTGCCAATGGCATTCCGCGCCAATCTGGTGGACGCGTTGCAATTGAAGCGGGAAAATTTACGGCAGGAGCTCATGTCGTTTGACAGACCTTTGACCGACCAGCGGGAGGCAATGGAAAAGAAATTGATTGCCGCCGCTCTGGCGGTGGCGGGCGATAATATTACCAAAGCTGCCGAACGGTTAGGGCTGACCCGGCAGGTACTCCAATACAAGCTGAAAAAGTACAAATTAAAATAA
- a CDS encoding alanine/ornithine racemase family PLP-dependent enzyme, translating into MGYPFVEIQLDRVAANTRLIVDMCRARSIEVVGVTKGVCADVAIAQAMLDGGVAMLGDARVQNLRRLREAGVNVPLMLLRIPMPSEADEVVRVANCSLVSEFSTLSQLNQAAGKAGVAHDVILMVDMGDLREGVMPQKILPLVQRCMTLQGIRLQGLGANFACYGGLIPTPEILSNLVALNRQIRDAFAVTLPVVSGGSSANLGLLMAGALPAGITQLRIGEGILLGRESLRRNAIPGAYQNALNLCAEVVEVQEKPSVPLGEIAQDAFGQTPVFVDRGTRKRAIAAIGRQDVELTGLTPACPGIDILGGSSDHLILDVSDAATEIVVGSKVCFYMQYGALVHAMISPYVSRVYTGRALLHPAKSDTKGS; encoded by the coding sequence ATGGGCTATCCTTTTGTCGAAATTCAGCTTGACCGGGTGGCTGCCAATACCCGTTTAATTGTTGACATGTGCCGTGCCCGCAGTATCGAGGTAGTTGGCGTAACGAAAGGCGTTTGCGCGGATGTGGCGATTGCACAGGCTATGTTAGACGGCGGAGTGGCGATGCTGGGGGATGCCCGGGTCCAAAATCTGCGCCGGCTGCGCGAAGCCGGCGTCAATGTCCCGCTGATGCTGCTGCGGATCCCGATGCCCAGCGAAGCGGATGAAGTGGTGCGGGTCGCCAATTGCAGCCTGGTTTCCGAGTTCTCGACTCTCAGTCAGTTGAATCAGGCTGCCGGCAAGGCCGGGGTTGCCCATGACGTGATCCTGATGGTGGATATGGGAGATTTGCGGGAGGGGGTTATGCCGCAAAAGATTTTGCCGTTAGTGCAGCGCTGCATGACATTGCAGGGAATAAGGCTGCAAGGACTGGGGGCAAATTTTGCCTGCTATGGAGGCTTAATTCCTACGCCGGAGATTCTCAGCAATCTCGTTGCGTTAAACCGGCAAATCCGGGATGCGTTTGCTGTGACCTTGCCGGTGGTTTCCGGGGGCAGTTCCGCTAATCTTGGCTTGCTGATGGCCGGTGCCTTGCCCGCAGGAATTACACAGCTGCGGATTGGCGAAGGCATTTTACTCGGGCGGGAATCTCTGCGGCGAAACGCCATTCCGGGAGCGTATCAAAACGCTTTAAATCTGTGCGCTGAGGTTGTTGAGGTGCAGGAAAAGCCATCAGTACCGCTGGGAGAAATCGCCCAGGACGCTTTTGGCCAGACGCCGGTATTTGTGGACAGGGGCACCCGTAAGCGGGCAATTGCGGCGATTGGCCGGCAAGATGTCGAACTAACCGGTTTGACGCCTGCTTGTCCGGGCATCGATATTCTGGGCGGCAGCAGCGATCATCTGATTCTCGACGTCAGTGACGCGGCCACTGAAATTGTTGTCGGCAGTAAAGTATGTTTTTATATGCAATATGGCGCGTTGGTCCATGCTATGATTTCACCCTATGTATCCCGTGTGTATACAGGGAGAGCTTTGCTTCATCCTGCGAAGAGCGATACTAAAGGATCCTAA
- the ord gene encoding 2,4-diaminopentanoate dehydrogenase gives MENIKVIFWGLGAMGGGMAKDILLNKKGIEIVGAIGQNPAKIGKDLGEVLGIGRQIGVIVSNKPREVLNHTAADIVLHATQSFTKDVFPEISLIVESGKNVITIAEEMSAPWAETPDLAEHMDNLAKKHQVTILGTGVNPGFVLDTLILTLTGACQAVNKIWAARINDLSPFGPTVMKTQGVGTTVEEFNKGLSDGTIVGHIGFRQSAYLIAKSLGWELDHIAETREPIMTTVYRETPHVKVQPGMVAGCRHIARGYKDGVEIITLEHPQQIHPELEGVKTGDYISIEGTPSIKFSDEQEIPGGIGTMAAAVNMIPRVINARAGLLTMPDLPVITALMGDVRQLIADGKKRCLTI, from the coding sequence GTGGAAAATATAAAAGTGATTTTTTGGGGGTTAGGGGCTATGGGGGGCGGTATGGCCAAAGACATACTGCTGAACAAAAAAGGCATTGAAATTGTCGGGGCAATCGGGCAAAACCCGGCAAAGATCGGCAAGGACCTGGGCGAGGTTTTGGGTATCGGGCGGCAGATCGGGGTCATTGTCTCGAATAAGCCGCGGGAAGTGCTGAATCATACGGCGGCCGATATTGTGCTGCATGCCACCCAGTCTTTTACTAAGGATGTGTTTCCGGAGATTTCTCTGATTGTCGAATCCGGCAAGAATGTGATTACCATTGCCGAGGAAATGTCCGCGCCATGGGCTGAAACACCGGACTTGGCCGAACACATGGACAATTTGGCTAAAAAACATCAGGTTACCATTCTTGGCACCGGCGTTAACCCGGGATTCGTGCTGGATACACTGATCTTAACCCTGACAGGCGCCTGCCAGGCAGTGAATAAGATATGGGCCGCCCGAATCAATGATCTTTCCCCGTTTGGGCCGACTGTGATGAAAACCCAGGGTGTCGGCACGACGGTAGAAGAATTTAATAAAGGCCTGAGCGATGGAACCATTGTCGGCCATATTGGGTTTCGGCAGTCGGCCTACCTGATCGCCAAGTCGCTGGGCTGGGAACTGGACCATATCGCGGAGACCCGCGAGCCCATCATGACCACCGTATACCGGGAAACACCCCATGTGAAAGTGCAGCCGGGCATGGTGGCCGGCTGCCGGCACATTGCCCGCGGCTATAAGGATGGTGTGGAAATTATTACTTTAGAGCATCCGCAGCAAATTCACCCGGAACTGGAAGGGGTCAAGACCGGGGACTATATTTCGATTGAAGGCACTCCCAGCATCAAATTTTCCGATGAGCAGGAAATTCCGGGCGGAATCGGCACCATGGCTGCGGCGGTAAATATGATTCCCCGGGTCATCAATGCCCGGGCCGGCCTGCTGACCATGCCGGATCTGCCGGTTATCACCGCGCTGATGGGGGACGTACGGCAGTTAATCGCTGACGGGAAGAAAAGGTGTCTGACCATTTGA
- a CDS encoding amino acid permease, with the protein MASDSFDKKISNAVSQQSGLNRGMKSRHLFMITLGGVIGTGLFLASGSTIHQAGPGGAVLAYAIGGFIMYMVMLCLGELAVAMPVSGSFQTYASTFISPVVGYILGWFFWLNGATTIGIDLVAAGMLLQSLTQVSEWVWVLVFGLVLFGLNSLHVSAFGESEFWFASIKVGAIIACIVVGGLAMAGTVGGHAAIGFSNFFADGLFPNGMLAVLVSMLTVAFAFNGTEIIGIAAGESETPEKTIPKAVNATAFRTLLFYVLSMIVVAAIVPWREAGVKESIFADVFQYAGIPGAYTIMTLVVVTSALSCGNSWAYSATRILWAMSKDGMAPPVFGQLNRHKVPMNALILTMVVAGASLLCSVYAADSVYLWLISICGLAGVLGWMGICASQYCFRRQFVANQGKKSDLKYRVPFFPLVPALGFFLNLAIIIGLWFDESQRIAIYASVPFTILIMVYYYMAVAPKRKLALQQKTFDKTR; encoded by the coding sequence GTGGCCAGTGATAGTTTTGATAAAAAGATCAGCAATGCGGTATCTCAGCAGTCAGGCTTGAACCGGGGCATGAAGAGCAGGCATCTGTTCATGATTACTTTAGGCGGTGTAATCGGCACAGGACTGTTTTTGGCGTCGGGCTCAACGATCCATCAGGCCGGGCCCGGCGGGGCCGTTCTGGCCTATGCCATCGGCGGTTTTATTATGTACATGGTCATGCTTTGTCTGGGTGAACTGGCGGTGGCAATGCCTGTTTCCGGTTCTTTTCAGACCTATGCCAGCACCTTTATTTCTCCTGTGGTCGGCTATATTCTGGGCTGGTTCTTTTGGCTGAACGGGGCGACTACTATTGGCATTGATCTGGTGGCTGCCGGCATGCTGCTGCAAAGCTTGACGCAAGTTTCCGAATGGGTCTGGGTGCTTGTTTTCGGACTGGTTTTATTCGGCTTGAATTCATTGCATGTTTCAGCCTTTGGCGAGTCGGAATTTTGGTTTGCCAGTATTAAAGTGGGGGCCATAATCGCCTGCATCGTTGTGGGCGGCTTGGCGATGGCGGGCACGGTCGGCGGCCATGCCGCCATCGGCTTCAGCAATTTCTTTGCCGACGGCTTGTTCCCGAACGGTATGCTGGCGGTTTTGGTTTCGATGCTGACGGTGGCGTTCGCCTTTAACGGCACGGAGATTATCGGCATTGCCGCCGGCGAAAGTGAAACTCCGGAAAAGACCATCCCTAAGGCTGTGAATGCGACTGCTTTCCGGACGCTGCTGTTTTACGTTTTGTCCATGATTGTTGTTGCCGCCATTGTACCCTGGCGGGAAGCCGGGGTCAAAGAAAGCATTTTTGCCGATGTGTTCCAATACGCCGGCATTCCCGGCGCCTATACTATTATGACGCTGGTGGTTGTCACTTCGGCTCTGTCCTGCGGCAATTCCTGGGCGTACAGCGCCACCCGCATCCTGTGGGCCATGTCTAAAGACGGCATGGCGCCGCCGGTTTTCGGACAATTAAACCGCCACAAGGTCCCGATGAACGCGTTAATCCTCACGATGGTCGTTGCCGGCGCTTCGCTCCTATGCAGCGTCTATGCCGCTGACAGCGTCTATCTCTGGCTGATCTCCATTTGCGGTTTGGCGGGAGTGCTTGGCTGGATGGGCATCTGCGCTTCCCAGTATTGCTTTAGAAGGCAATTTGTTGCCAATCAGGGAAAAAAGTCGGATTTAAAATATCGTGTGCCGTTTTTCCCGTTGGTGCCGGCACTGGGTTTTTTTCTGAATCTGGCCATCATCATTGGCCTGTGGTTTGATGAAAGTCAACGGATCGCGATTTACGCGAGCGTTCCTTTTACTATTCTTATTATGGTGTATTACTATATGGCGGTTGCTCCGAAACGGAAACTGGCCCTGCAGCAAAAAACCTTCGATAAAACCAGATAG
- the ortA gene encoding 2-amino-4-oxopentanoate thiolase subunit OrtA has translation MLYAKQGDWVQIHTVILPAGERAPQVPAETGMVPLEMKAKGFLLEEQAAMGMAVTIRTLAGRKLQGNLVAVNPRYAVDYGVPQPELMTIGGGVRTILEGKRDA, from the coding sequence ATGCTTTATGCAAAACAGGGAGACTGGGTGCAGATTCATACGGTTATTTTGCCGGCCGGCGAACGTGCGCCGCAAGTACCGGCAGAGACGGGAATGGTTCCCCTGGAGATGAAGGCCAAGGGCTTTTTGCTGGAGGAACAGGCGGCTATGGGCATGGCCGTGACGATCCGTACGCTTGCCGGACGAAAGCTGCAGGGAAATTTAGTTGCCGTTAACCCCCGCTACGCAGTGGATTATGGTGTGCCGCAACCGGAATTAATGACGATTGGCGGGGGAGTGCGGACTATACTGGAGGGGAAACGGGATGCGTGA
- the ortB gene encoding 2-amino-4-oxopentanoate thiolase subunit OrtB produces the protein MRDNSYQAVMARKPEIIRQATNIDYAGFESGGLAFDYERMMQQAAYDIDEMIRIQRQTGVGSTPLLELKNFTALARHLAGPGKGARIFVKDEAANPSGSFKARRASVSVYHAQKHGYPGVVAATSGNFGAAIASQAAIRGLKSIIVQETFDSRGLGQPEIMEKGRACEAYGAEVLQLTVGPELFYTFLLVLEETGFFNASLYTPFSIAGIETLGLEVAAQTRQLAGRQPDAVVITHAGGGNVTGTARGLRRAGCVNTAVVAASVDLSGLHMASDTDFNRKSFTTGHTGFGMPFAINPDRADVPRNAARPLRYMDRYVTVTQGEVFYITEMLASLEGLERGPAGNTSLAAAFALAQQMGRDEVIVVQETEYTGAGKHPSPQLTFAKENGIEVRRGHPTENVPGKAIVIPEHPGQIAAREVDLDKVRHSYLCSVLPKLDKEKPGCADIEYLAAETHTSAPAVEALVHGILSGR, from the coding sequence ATGCGTGACAACAGCTACCAGGCGGTGATGGCCCGCAAGCCGGAGATTATCAGGCAGGCCACTAATATTGATTATGCCGGCTTCGAAAGCGGCGGACTGGCTTTTGACTACGAACGCATGATGCAGCAGGCGGCTTATGATATAGACGAGATGATCCGCATTCAGCGGCAAACCGGGGTTGGGTCCACACCGCTGCTGGAACTGAAAAACTTTACGGCTTTGGCGCGTCATCTGGCCGGCCCCGGTAAAGGCGCTCGCATTTTCGTAAAAGACGAGGCCGCGAATCCTTCCGGCAGTTTTAAAGCGCGGCGGGCTTCGGTGTCGGTGTATCATGCGCAAAAACACGGCTATCCCGGAGTCGTGGCCGCGACCAGCGGCAACTTTGGGGCGGCGATCGCTTCTCAGGCCGCCATACGCGGACTCAAAAGCATTATCGTACAGGAGACGTTTGACAGCCGGGGACTCGGCCAGCCGGAGATTATGGAAAAGGGCCGGGCTTGCGAGGCTTATGGCGCTGAAGTTTTGCAGCTGACAGTCGGGCCGGAATTGTTTTACACCTTTCTTCTGGTGCTGGAGGAAACCGGCTTCTTCAATGCATCATTGTACACTCCTTTTAGTATCGCCGGGATTGAAACACTGGGTTTGGAAGTGGCGGCGCAGACCCGGCAGCTTGCCGGAAGGCAGCCGGATGCGGTGGTGATTACCCATGCCGGCGGCGGCAATGTCACCGGTACGGCCCGGGGGCTCAGGCGGGCCGGCTGCGTGAATACCGCCGTGGTGGCGGCCAGTGTGGATCTGTCCGGCTTGCACATGGCCAGCGACACTGATTTCAACCGCAAATCGTTTACCACCGGCCATACCGGGTTTGGCATGCCGTTTGCCATTAATCCCGACCGGGCCGATGTGCCCCGGAATGCCGCGCGTCCCCTCCGTTATATGGACCGCTATGTCACTGTCACCCAGGGAGAGGTCTTTTATATTACCGAAATGCTGGCTTCCCTGGAAGGGCTGGAAAGAGGGCCGGCCGGCAACACATCGCTGGCGGCTGCTTTCGCCCTGGCGCAGCAGATGGGCCGGGATGAGGTAATCGTGGTTCAGGAGACGGAGTATACCGGCGCCGGCAAGCATCCGTCGCCCCAGCTCACCTTTGCCAAAGAGAACGGGATTGAAGTGCGGCGCGGCCATCCGACTGAAAATGTGCCGGGTAAAGCGATTGTTATTCCGGAGCATCCCGGACAAATCGCCGCCCGGGAGGTCGACTTGGATAAGGTGCGCCATTCGTATCTGTGCAGCGTGCTGCCCAAACTGGATAAGGAAAAGCCTGGCTGCGCCGACATCGAATATTTGGCGGCGGAGACCCATACGTCAGCCCCGGCGGTTGAAGCGCTGGTTCATGGGATCCTGAGCGGCCGGTGA
- a CDS encoding ornithine aminomutase subunit alpha translates to MQRQDDFSQRRTKLAELSDAQLKDRFWRLTEQVVEPLMELARTHTSPSVERSVLLRMGFSSMEAKEIVDKCVEQELLGKGAGHAVWRLSQLAGIPYREAGLRLGQGLGWDQLRAYWQKGEHHDAES, encoded by the coding sequence ATGCAAAGGCAGGATGATTTTTCCCAGCGGCGGACGAAACTGGCAGAATTATCGGATGCTCAGCTGAAAGACCGATTTTGGCGTTTGACGGAGCAGGTGGTTGAGCCTTTGATGGAACTGGCCCGTACCCATACCTCGCCTTCTGTGGAGCGTTCGGTTTTGTTGCGCATGGGTTTTTCCAGCATGGAAGCCAAAGAAATTGTGGACAAATGCGTCGAGCAGGAACTGTTGGGCAAAGGCGCCGGCCACGCGGTGTGGCGGCTGTCCCAGCTGGCAGGAATCCCTTACCGGGAAGCCGGTCTGCGCCTTGGGCAGGGACTGGGGTGGGACCAATTGCGCGCTTATTGGCAAAAGGGGGAGCATCATGACGCTGAAAGCTGA
- the oraE gene encoding D-ornithine 4,5-aminomutase subunit OraE produces MTLKADEKLVLGEILRDLESYRPRRKGWTWRIPSTNGQAGPFRYRQISEPLKQSCGLPASRYFNHIDPQPDCVITTEIASGRFEDDIRRMRMAAWHGADHIMVIRTAGQSHFDGLIEGTPEGVGGVPITRKQLRATRKALDLIEDEVGRPINFHSYVSGVAGPEVAVLLAEEGVNGAHQDPQYNVLYRNVNMYRSFVDAAVAKKIMAGAGMAQIDGAHNANATAREAWKVMPELMVQHAVNCQYSVMAGIPRDRICLSTVPPTAPPAPCVTMDLPYAVALRQLFDGFRFRAQMNTKYMESCTREVTVTHVLNMLLSRLTSADIQSTITPDEGRNVPWHYNNIHGVNTAKQALLGLDGLQDMVSLNYEGELGVRVRELKERACLFMEEIIAAGGYFAAVSQGFFVDSGMYPERMGDGIARQLNGGVGDGTIVPRDEDYLAPVCDHFGMNRLPEGITRACELIDGCTLCHPGKIVWIDELDPQDNVRCRLAEHDAERAKGLLRPEVQWQGDGVVCMTLFLPAAERVAEFAALSIGENLGLLDVEVIHKQVLHPAEGTLVELKGRVPFAIDPAVLVIPPVAETLTEDEIRQFVNAHKIKIVAATVGEDEHSVGLKEILDIKHGGIEKFGIECNYLGTSVPVAKLADAAVEIGADAILVSTVISHADIHRINMRRLHQYCREIGIRDKVIVVCGGTQVTNELARGEGLDAGFGRGTKGLHVASFLVKRYKELRQGQP; encoded by the coding sequence ATGACGCTGAAAGCTGACGAAAAGCTGGTATTGGGGGAAATACTGCGAGACCTGGAATCGTACCGGCCGCGCCGCAAGGGCTGGACCTGGCGTATACCCAGCACAAACGGCCAGGCCGGACCTTTCCGTTACCGGCAGATTTCCGAACCCTTAAAACAGTCCTGCGGGCTGCCTGCATCCAGATATTTTAATCATATTGATCCCCAGCCTGACTGCGTGATTACCACGGAAATCGCCTCCGGACGGTTTGAGGACGATATCCGGCGGATGCGAATGGCGGCGTGGCATGGCGCGGACCATATCATGGTGATCCGGACGGCGGGGCAAAGTCACTTTGACGGCTTGATCGAAGGCACTCCCGAAGGAGTGGGCGGGGTGCCGATCACCCGCAAGCAATTGCGGGCGACCCGCAAGGCGCTTGATCTGATTGAAGATGAGGTAGGCCGGCCGATTAATTTCCATTCGTACGTCAGCGGCGTGGCCGGCCCGGAAGTGGCGGTGCTGTTGGCCGAAGAAGGCGTGAACGGGGCGCATCAGGACCCTCAATATAATGTGCTGTACCGTAACGTAAATATGTACCGTTCCTTTGTCGACGCTGCCGTGGCTAAGAAGATCATGGCCGGAGCCGGTATGGCTCAGATCGATGGCGCCCATAACGCTAATGCCACGGCGCGGGAAGCCTGGAAAGTAATGCCGGAATTGATGGTCCAGCATGCTGTCAATTGCCAGTATTCAGTGATGGCCGGCATACCGCGGGACCGGATTTGCCTGTCTACCGTGCCGCCGACCGCGCCGCCGGCGCCTTGCGTTACGATGGATTTACCGTATGCGGTGGCGCTGCGGCAATTATTTGACGGGTTCCGGTTCCGGGCGCAAATGAATACCAAGTATATGGAGTCCTGCACCCGGGAAGTAACTGTCACCCATGTTCTGAATATGCTGCTGTCCCGCCTGACCAGCGCCGATATTCAGAGTACTATTACCCCGGATGAAGGACGGAATGTTCCCTGGCATTATAACAATATCCACGGGGTCAATACCGCTAAACAGGCACTGCTGGGACTCGACGGCCTGCAGGACATGGTCAGCCTGAACTACGAGGGGGAACTTGGCGTCAGGGTGCGGGAGCTGAAGGAACGGGCCTGTTTGTTTATGGAAGAAATTATTGCCGCCGGCGGCTATTTTGCTGCGGTGAGTCAGGGCTTTTTTGTGGATTCCGGGATGTATCCGGAAAGAATGGGAGATGGCATTGCCCGGCAGCTGAACGGCGGCGTTGGCGACGGTACGATCGTGCCGCGGGATGAGGATTATCTGGCGCCGGTATGTGATCATTTCGGGATGAACCGTCTGCCGGAGGGAATTACCCGGGCTTGTGAACTCATTGACGGCTGCACCCTGTGCCATCCGGGAAAAATTGTCTGGATTGACGAACTGGATCCCCAGGATAACGTGCGCTGCCGCCTGGCTGAGCATGACGCCGAGCGGGCAAAGGGCTTGCTGCGGCCGGAGGTTCAGTGGCAGGGTGACGGTGTAGTGTGCATGACCCTGTTTTTGCCGGCCGCCGAGCGAGTGGCGGAATTTGCCGCGCTGAGTATCGGCGAAAATCTGGGGCTGCTGGATGTGGAGGTCATCCACAAGCAAGTGTTGCATCCGGCGGAAGGAACGTTGGTGGAATTGAAAGGACGGGTTCCTTTTGCCATTGACCCGGCAGTACTGGTCATTCCGCCGGTGGCGGAAACACTGACAGAAGACGAAATCCGGCAATTTGTCAATGCGCATAAAATAAAAATTGTCGCCGCTACGGTGGGCGAAGATGAACACTCGGTTGGCCTTAAGGAAATCCTGGATATTAAACACGGCGGCATTGAGAAGTTTGGCATTGAGTGCAATTATTTAGGAACATCGGTGCCGGTGGCCAAGCTGGCGGATGCGGCGGTTGAGATTGGCGCCGACGCCATTTTAGTCAGCACCGTAATTTCTCATGCCGATATCCACCGGATCAATATGCGGCGGCTGCATCAGTATTGCCGGGAAATTGGCATCCGGGATAAAGTAATTGTTGTTTGCGGTGGCACCCAGGTTACCAATGAACTGGCCAGGGGCGAAGGACTGGACGCCGGCTTTGGCCGCGGCACCAAGGGATTGCATGTTGCCAGTTTTCTGGTGAAGCGGTATAAAGAATTGAGGCAGGGGCAGCCATGA